The genomic window TGCAACTTCATCGCCAATAGAGTCATCAGTTTTAATGACTTCTTGCCCTAGTAACTCCGACAGACGCTTGGCAACGGGAGTTAGGCGTAATTTGTCATCCACACCCTTGGGACGCCCAAAATGGCTGGCGAGAATGACCTTAGCACCCTTCTGCGTCAAATCTTGGATGGTTGGTAGAGCGGCGCGAATGCGAGTATCGTCGGTAATGTTGCCTTGATCGTCCACAGGCACATTAAAGTCAACCCGCACTAAGGCACGTTTCCCAGATATATCAGCCGAAGATAAACTTGCTAAACTTTTTTTGGACACACCAAACTCTCCTGATTGCCTTTTTGTTATTGTTTTGAAAGTAGAACCATCCAGATTTTACCGGAGTCAGGGGTACCCAAGTGACAGAGATATTTAAGACAGTACTATTTCCTATTGATCAAAGCCGAGAAACGCGGGAAGCTGCTGATATGGTGACCAACATCGTTAAAAAGTTCGGCAGTCGCTTGGTACTGCTGTCTGTGGTAGAAGAACCATCTCCAGACGCAGCTAGTGCAGATCCGATGGTGTCACCAGAGGTAGTTGCCAAACTGCTGGAAAATGCCCAATCTTTATTTTCTGGGCAAGGAATTAAATCCGAAATCCTGGAAAGGCAAGGCAAACCAGCTTTTACTATCTGCGATGTCGCTGATGAAATCGGGGCCGATCTAATCATCATGGGCTGTCGGGGACTAGGTTTGACTGAAGAGGGAGCCGATGATAGTGTCACGACTCGCGTGATTAACCTTTCCCCTTGCCCAGTGCTGATTGTGCCTTAGGTTTTATCGGAGCGATCGCTTCTACTATAGATACACGCTCTCGTATCTACCAAGAGGGCGATCGCTACGGCGAACTATTCGGCGTGCCTAACTCTGATTATTTAGGCTTAAACTCCGTATACTTGCCCCCTAAACCTTCTACAATCGTGCGTGTATTGGCAATTAACATTCCTTGGTAAGTTTCCCCCTCTGTCCCCTTTTCTCCCAAACCATCAGCAAATAATTCTCGGTCTGAAACCTTAACTTTTGCCTCTTTTGCTACCGCTTGAATTAGTTTCGGGTTAATCGTCGTTTCTGCAAAAATTGTCGGCACACCCTCTTTTTCAATATCTTTTGATAATGCACCAACTCGCTTTGGTGTCGGCGCTTCGTCTGTGCTAATACCCCCTAGCGCCTCTTCAAGAGGAATTCCATAAGCTTTGGAATAGTAACCAAAAGCATCATGAGTGGTGACTAATTTGCGTTGCTTAGGTGGAATTGTGGCAATCTCTGATTTAATCCAGGTGTCTATCTGGCTGATTTGGTTTGTTAATTTTTGGGTGTTGCTGGTATAAGTTGCAGCATTATTTGGAGCTACTTTTGCTAATTCTTGGGAAATAGTTTGAGCTATAGCTATCCCATTCTGGGCATTGTGCCATACATGGGGGTCAGTAACAGTTTTACCATCCTCCTCAAACTGCTGAGGTTTGGGGACTGCAACTTCATCTACAGCTACCTTGGCAGCAGAATTTGAACTAGCTTTAATTAACTTGATTAAACCAGGTTCAAAATTGTAACCGCCGTAGAGGATTAATTTAGCCTGCTCAATTGCTTTGCTATCCTCTGGCTTTGGTTGGTATACGTGCGGGTCTGAACCAGGATCGATTAAGCATTTGAGGTCAATTGTATCACCTGCGATTTCTTTAGTTAAGCCACAAGCAACGGTATTGGTGGCCACTACTAATGGGCCTTTCCCATTGGCTTCTGGAACAGGTGAAGTAGCTGTTTGGGGAGCCACCACATTATTAGCAGGTGTGGGAGTCGATTGGCTGGTTTCTGATGTCGGACTACATCCAAGTACTCCGCATGTTAAGGCAAGAGCAGCTAGGGATTTTAATCGCAATTTGTAAGATATCATAAATTTGATTACTTTAGTTATAGTGATTATCATTATCATATAGATGGTAAATTTATGTTAGAGGTTAAACATTTAGCTGTAAATTACCGAGGAGTGATGGCGGTTGAGAATGTGAGTTTCCGCTCCTTACCGGGACAAATTGTGGGTGTAATTGGCCCAAATGGTGCTGGTAAAAGCACAATGGTGAAGGCAATTTTGGGCTTAGTACCAACTACGAGTGGAGTTGTGAAGTTTCGCGA from Nostoc sp. UHCC 0926 includes these protein-coding regions:
- a CDS encoding universal stress protein; the encoded protein is MFKTVLFPIDQSRETREAADMVTNIVKKFGSRLVLLSVVEEPSPDAASADPMVSPEVVAKLLENAQSLFSGQGIKSEILERQGKPAFTICDVADEIGADLIIMGCRGLGLTEEGADDSVTTRVINLSPCPVLIVP
- a CDS encoding metal ABC transporter solute-binding protein, Zn/Mn family, with amino-acid sequence MISYKLRLKSLAALALTCGVLGCSPTSETSQSTPTPANNVVAPQTATSPVPEANGKGPLVVATNTVACGLTKEIAGDTIDLKCLIDPGSDPHVYQPKPEDSKAIEQAKLILYGGYNFEPGLIKLIKASSNSAAKVAVDEVAVPKPQQFEEDGKTVTDPHVWHNAQNGIAIAQTISQELAKVAPNNAATYTSNTQKLTNQISQIDTWIKSEIATIPPKQRKLVTTHDAFGYYSKAYGIPLEEALGGISTDEAPTPKRVGALSKDIEKEGVPTIFAETTINPKLIQAVAKEAKVKVSDRELFADGLGEKGTEGETYQGMLIANTRTIVEGLGGKYTEFKPK